One window from the genome of Alkalihalobacillus sp. LMS6 encodes:
- a CDS encoding heavy metal translocating P-type ATPase: MADKEVYIPIEGMTCAACANRIEKGLTKLDGVHDVNVNFATEKAKVHYNSQETDIKIVEEKINHLGYKVFKEKVVYDVAGMTCAACANQVEKKLSRTDGVSNANVNFALENVTVEYNPNQVTTDHLKEAVKKIGYTLNEQESKEVTVGQREKEIQNQTGKFIFAAILTFPLLWTMVTHFEFTSFLYMPDMFMNPWVQLALATPVQFIAGAQFYKGAYKALRSKSANMDVLIALGTTVAFFYSIFLGWEWHVGGQVGMPELYFEAAAVIITLVILGKLFEVRAKGRTGKAIEKLLGMQAKTARVIRNGEEIEVPVEQVVVGDCFIVRPGEKIPVDGRIIKGESAVDESMITGESIPVDKKLEDEVIGATINKNGTLTINATKVGKDTALAQIVRVVEEAQGSKADIQRVADKVSGVFVPIVVFIAIGSFLVWYFLIEPGDVRSALVPLITVLVIACPCALGLATPTSIMAGSGRAAEMGILFKGGEHLENTRTVKTVVLDKTGTVTKGEPELTDIVMLNGLEEELLPLVGAAEKHSEHPLAHAIVKGIQAKGHVLEDPENFQALPGFGVEAKVSGKTVLVGTRKLMHQQDIKIANAEDTLTTFEEDGKTAMLMAIDRELIGVIAVADTIKETSRAAIQRMKHLGLEVIMLTGDNKKTAVAIGNQVGIDRVIAEVVPEQKADAIKELQLKGKKVAMVGDGINDAPALAVADIGMAIGTGTDVAIEAADVTLMRGDLQSVADSIQMSSKTMRNIKQNLFFAFVYNSAGIPIAAAGLLAPWVAGAAMAFSSVSVVLNALRLQRTRFKKEGVPNED; this comes from the coding sequence ATGGCTGATAAAGAGGTATATATCCCGATAGAAGGGATGACCTGTGCTGCGTGTGCTAATCGCATAGAGAAGGGTTTAACAAAGCTTGATGGTGTGCATGATGTTAACGTCAACTTTGCAACGGAAAAAGCCAAAGTTCACTACAACTCGCAAGAAACAGATATAAAGATAGTTGAGGAAAAAATCAATCATCTTGGTTATAAAGTGTTTAAAGAAAAGGTCGTTTATGATGTAGCAGGAATGACTTGTGCTGCGTGTGCTAATCAAGTTGAAAAGAAACTGTCGCGCACCGATGGAGTTTCAAATGCAAATGTTAACTTTGCGCTTGAAAACGTTACGGTTGAATATAATCCGAATCAAGTGACTACAGATCATCTAAAAGAAGCGGTTAAAAAAATTGGGTACACGTTAAATGAGCAAGAATCTAAAGAAGTAACAGTGGGTCAAAGGGAAAAAGAAATTCAAAATCAAACAGGGAAATTTATTTTTGCAGCGATTCTTACGTTCCCTCTTTTGTGGACGATGGTGACGCATTTTGAATTTACCTCGTTTCTTTATATGCCAGATATGTTTATGAATCCTTGGGTTCAACTTGCGCTGGCTACTCCGGTTCAATTTATTGCTGGTGCTCAGTTTTATAAAGGGGCTTACAAGGCATTGCGGAGCAAAAGCGCCAACATGGACGTTTTAATTGCATTAGGTACGACTGTTGCATTTTTTTATAGTATCTTTTTGGGATGGGAGTGGCACGTTGGCGGTCAGGTTGGCATGCCAGAGCTTTATTTTGAAGCTGCCGCAGTAATTATAACGTTAGTCATTTTAGGTAAGTTATTTGAAGTGCGGGCAAAAGGTCGAACGGGAAAAGCAATCGAAAAGCTCCTAGGAATGCAGGCAAAAACAGCCCGTGTCATACGAAATGGAGAAGAAATAGAAGTCCCAGTAGAACAAGTAGTGGTCGGGGACTGCTTTATTGTTCGACCAGGCGAGAAAATCCCAGTAGACGGAAGAATCATAAAGGGTGAATCAGCAGTTGATGAGTCGATGATTACTGGTGAGAGTATTCCGGTTGATAAAAAGCTTGAAGATGAAGTAATAGGAGCAACAATTAATAAAAATGGAACGTTAACGATAAACGCAACGAAGGTCGGTAAAGATACAGCTCTAGCTCAAATTGTTCGTGTTGTAGAAGAAGCACAAGGAAGTAAAGCAGATATACAACGTGTTGCAGATAAAGTATCAGGTGTTTTTGTACCTATTGTTGTTTTCATTGCTATCGGCTCGTTTCTTGTTTGGTATTTCCTCATTGAACCAGGCGATGTACGCTCAGCCCTTGTTCCTTTAATTACTGTTTTAGTTATTGCTTGTCCTTGTGCGTTAGGTCTGGCAACACCAACATCGATCATGGCTGGGTCGGGTCGTGCAGCAGAAATGGGAATCTTGTTTAAAGGTGGCGAACATCTAGAGAATACTCGCACGGTCAAAACGGTTGTTTTAGATAAGACAGGGACGGTTACGAAGGGCGAGCCTGAACTAACAGATATTGTAATGTTGAACGGATTGGAAGAAGAACTTCTTCCTTTGGTTGGAGCAGCTGAAAAACACTCGGAGCACCCTCTTGCACATGCAATTGTAAAAGGAATTCAAGCGAAAGGACATGTGCTAGAGGATCCTGAAAATTTTCAAGCACTACCTGGTTTTGGCGTTGAAGCAAAAGTAAGCGGGAAGACAGTTCTTGTTGGGACGAGAAAGCTAATGCATCAGCAAGATATTAAAATCGCTAATGCGGAAGATACATTGACAACTTTTGAAGAAGACGGAAAAACCGCCATGTTAATGGCGATTGATAGAGAATTAATTGGCGTAATTGCTGTAGCCGACACGATAAAAGAAACATCACGAGCCGCCATTCAGCGTATGAAACATTTAGGACTGGAAGTCATTATGTTAACTGGGGATAACAAAAAGACTGCAGTAGCCATTGGCAATCAAGTAGGTATCGATCGTGTCATTGCAGAGGTTGTGCCAGAACAAAAAGCTGATGCGATAAAAGAATTACAGCTTAAAGGCAAGAAAGTCGCAATGGTGGGAGACGGGATCAATGATGCGCCTGCGCTCGCTGTAGCGGATATTGGAATGGCGATTGGAACAGGAACAGATGTGGCAATAGAAGCGGCAGATGTCACACTAATGCGGGGAGATTTACAAAGTGTTGCTGACAGTATTCAAATGAGTAGTAAAACGATGCGCAATATTAAGCAAAACTTATTCTTTGCATTCGTATATAATTCTGCAGGTATTCCGATTGCTGCAGCTGGCTTACTAGCTCCTTGGGTTGCGGGCGCAGCGATGGCTTTTAGTTCGGTATCCGTAGTGTTAAACGCGCTACGTCTACAGCGAACACGTTTTAAAAAAGAAGGTGTGCCAAATGAAGATTAA
- a CDS encoding heavy-metal-associated domain-containing protein, with the protein MEKAELHVTGMSCGHCVSSIESGLGEKNGIEHVEVNLQKGLVTVTFTQEKWTVDQLKGVIEDLGYEVN; encoded by the coding sequence ATGGAAAAAGCTGAGTTGCATGTAACAGGAATGTCGTGTGGTCATTGTGTATCTTCAATTGAAAGTGGCTTAGGTGAGAAGAATGGAATTGAGCATGTAGAAGTGAATCTGCAAAAAGGACTTGTGACGGTAACGTTTACCCAAGAAAAATGGACGGTTGATCAGTTAAAAGGGGTTATCGAAGATTTAGGCTATGAGGTAAATTAA
- a CDS encoding exosporium glycoprotein BclB-related protein has protein sequence MNNDCQNCQSTYCQCTNIQRFTRTPNNGGDRCPPCMGITGPTGIPGPPGPTGPTGPGSGITGITGITGPTIINPPGPTGATGTTGATGPTGATGLPGATGPTGATGLPGTTGPTGATGLPGTTGPTGATGLPGTTGPTGATGLPGTTGPTGATGLPGATGPTGATGLPGTTGSTGPTGVAGGGAIVPFASGLPAALTTIAGGLIGTTSLIGFGTALAGVSLLGGDTIDLTGAGGTLLNFGFSVPRDGTITSLSGYFSTTAALSLVGSTVTITAQVFRSAGPTPDNTFTAIPGATVTLAPPLTGILELGTISSGIASGLSIPVEAGDRLLMVFSATAEGLTLVNAVAGYASAGIAIS, from the coding sequence ATGAATAACGATTGCCAAAATTGTCAATCAACCTATTGTCAATGTACAAACATCCAGCGGTTTACCCGTACCCCTAATAATGGAGGAGACCGCTGTCCACCATGTATGGGAATAACTGGACCTACCGGTATTCCAGGACCTCCTGGGCCGACTGGACCCACTGGGCCTGGTAGTGGTATTACAGGTATTACTGGAATTACTGGACCAACCATTATCAATCCTCCTGGACCTACCGGCGCAACAGGGACTACCGGAGCAACAGGGCCGACTGGTGCTACTGGACTTCCAGGCGCTACAGGTCCTACTGGTGCCACTGGACTTCCAGGAACTACAGGTCCTACTGGTGCCACTGGACTTCCAGGAACTACAGGTCCTACTGGTGCCACTGGACTTCCAGGCACTACAGGTCCTACTGGTGCCACTGGACTTCCAGGCACTACAGGTCCTACTGGTGCCACTGGACTTCCAGGCGCTACAGGTCCTACTGGTGCCACTGGACTTCCAGGCACTACAGGTTCCACCGGACCTACTGGTGTAGCAGGCGGGGGGGCTATTGTGCCATTTGCATCCGGACTTCCAGCGGCTTTGACTACAATTGCAGGTGGATTAATCGGTACAACAAGTTTAATTGGCTTTGGTACTGCGCTAGCAGGAGTCAGTTTGCTAGGAGGAGACACCATTGATTTAACTGGTGCAGGAGGAACATTGCTTAACTTCGGTTTCTCCGTCCCTCGTGATGGAACCATTACGTCACTTAGTGGGTATTTCAGTACAACCGCTGCCTTATCATTAGTAGGGTCTACTGTTACGATTACAGCTCAAGTATTCCGTTCAGCCGGCCCAACGCCAGATAATACGTTTACTGCGATTCCAGGGGCAACTGTTACGTTAGCGCCGCCTTTGACTGGCATTTTAGAATTAGGTACAATTTCAAGTGGTATTGCTTCCGGCCTTTCCATTCCAGTAGAGGCAGGAGATCGATTATTAATGGTCTTTTCCGCCACTGCAGAAGGACTCACACTAGTTAATGCAGTAGCCGGCTACGCCAGTGCAGGAATTGCAATAAGCTAA
- a CDS encoding proline dehydrogenase family protein, translated as MVLEQPLRSVFMQLAKNKSLNKAAKKWGLKFGASQVVAGATLEDAIKNVQLLNEKGVSCTLDHLGEFVTEREEAIESTEACLSVLRAINETKVDCNLSLKMTQLGLDIDEGFCLYNMKRICEVAQAFNIFIRIDMEDYSHCEQTLRILSILRTEHHFDNVGTVIQAYLHRAEHDVKQLKGVPLRLVKGAYKESETIAYQDKETIDKNYMNLIKTHLENGSYTAIASHDHNIIADVKKYASENQIDKDQFEFQMLYGFREQLQKELIDEGYKVRSYVPFGTDWFGYFMRRLAERPQNVAFAIRGFFGK; from the coding sequence ATGGTCCTAGAACAACCACTTCGTTCAGTATTTATGCAGCTAGCTAAAAATAAATCGCTTAATAAAGCCGCAAAAAAATGGGGACTGAAGTTCGGCGCTTCTCAAGTTGTTGCTGGTGCAACACTAGAAGATGCCATTAAAAATGTTCAGTTATTAAATGAAAAAGGTGTTTCTTGTACACTCGACCATTTAGGAGAATTTGTTACGGAACGAGAAGAAGCAATTGAATCTACAGAAGCATGTCTTTCCGTATTGCGCGCGATTAACGAAACAAAAGTAGACTGCAACCTGTCATTAAAAATGACGCAGCTTGGTTTAGACATTGATGAAGGTTTTTGCTTATATAACATGAAACGTATTTGTGAAGTGGCGCAAGCCTTTAATATTTTTATTCGTATTGATATGGAAGATTATTCTCACTGTGAACAAACGTTACGTATCCTATCAATCTTACGTACGGAACACCATTTTGATAACGTTGGGACCGTCATCCAAGCATACCTCCATCGAGCTGAACATGATGTAAAACAATTAAAAGGTGTCCCACTACGACTTGTAAAAGGTGCTTACAAAGAATCTGAAACAATTGCCTACCAAGATAAGGAAACAATCGATAAAAACTATATGAACCTCATTAAAACACACTTAGAAAATGGAAGTTACACAGCAATTGCTTCCCATGATCACAACATTATCGCCGATGTAAAAAAGTACGCGAGCGAGAATCAAATTGATAAAGATCAATTTGAATTCCAAATGCTTTATGGATTTAGAGAACAGCTGCAAAAAGAGTTAATTGATGAAGGCTATAAAGTGCGTTCTTACGTGCCATTTGGAACTGATTGGTTCGGCTATTTCATGAGACGCCTTGCTGAGAGACCACAAAATGTTGCCTTTGCAATTCGCGGATTTTTTGGAAAGTAA
- a CDS encoding sigma-54-dependent Fis family transcriptional regulator, whose translation MQTSLKDVAVPHKGKIEEASFQLPESTLLKDIPSFSDEAKTIYTVNETNEVVGMICKNTLPSILLKELKRYHSFHETLLTAMNDAVTIVNDESEILAINHRSEELYQIKNENVKKKPIQQYFEEDALVLWSVLRDKQPVMNQYNQPKLGLHVIVNTVPVFLGVQCIGGISIERDITDVVKLNEKLSTTTASLVDLNGKVADEPFQKIIGSSKPITQAVDMARKVAKTEANLLITGESGVGKELFAEGVHHSSKRDQEPFVAINCGAIPSALFESELFGYVAGAFTGAVKGGKKGKLDVAKGGTLFLDEVAEMPLELQVKLLRVLQERVFYRVGDHKPIPLDVRIIAATNRNLEEMIREGRFREDLYYRLHVIQIHVPPLRERLDDLPELIQRFAHEFAVRYEKVVPTFDPEVMYMLMNHRWEGNVRQLRNLVERVVILTNDAEDRVHWYHLPESFQQRINHVSSSTHSRNDERSEILAALEKTFGNKSAAAKMLGVSRATLYNKLKHYNL comes from the coding sequence GTGCAAACATCATTAAAGGATGTAGCCGTTCCGCATAAAGGGAAAATAGAAGAAGCGAGTTTTCAGTTACCAGAATCTACATTATTAAAAGATATACCGTCATTTAGCGATGAAGCTAAGACGATTTACACTGTAAATGAAACAAATGAAGTTGTAGGAATGATCTGTAAAAACACCCTGCCCTCTATATTACTGAAAGAATTAAAGCGCTATCATTCGTTTCACGAGACACTGTTAACAGCGATGAATGATGCTGTCACGATTGTGAATGATGAGAGTGAAATTTTAGCAATCAACCATCGATCGGAAGAGCTTTATCAAATTAAAAATGAAAATGTCAAAAAGAAACCAATCCAACAATATTTTGAAGAGGATGCGCTTGTTTTATGGTCAGTATTACGAGATAAGCAACCAGTGATGAACCAGTACAATCAACCAAAGCTAGGATTACATGTTATTGTAAATACGGTTCCGGTTTTTTTAGGTGTGCAGTGCATCGGTGGTATTTCAATTGAACGAGATATTACGGATGTCGTTAAGCTGAATGAAAAGCTATCAACAACAACAGCAAGTTTAGTTGATTTGAATGGGAAAGTGGCAGACGAACCTTTTCAAAAAATTATTGGCAGTAGTAAACCCATTACACAAGCTGTTGATATGGCGCGAAAAGTAGCAAAAACAGAAGCAAATTTATTGATAACGGGTGAAAGTGGTGTTGGAAAAGAGTTGTTTGCAGAGGGTGTTCATCACTCAAGTAAACGAGATCAAGAGCCGTTTGTTGCCATCAACTGTGGAGCAATCCCGTCGGCTTTATTCGAAAGTGAATTATTTGGTTATGTAGCTGGAGCGTTTACAGGTGCGGTAAAAGGTGGCAAAAAAGGCAAGTTGGATGTAGCGAAAGGTGGGACGCTTTTTCTAGATGAAGTTGCAGAAATGCCGCTTGAATTACAAGTGAAGTTATTACGTGTGTTACAAGAACGAGTTTTCTATCGCGTTGGGGATCACAAACCGATTCCTCTTGATGTCCGAATTATTGCAGCAACGAACCGGAATTTAGAGGAGATGATTCGAGAAGGTCGTTTTCGTGAAGATCTCTATTATCGCCTTCATGTGATTCAAATCCATGTTCCTCCTTTGCGAGAGCGTCTGGATGATTTGCCTGAGCTTATTCAACGTTTTGCGCATGAATTTGCTGTTCGGTATGAAAAAGTCGTCCCGACATTTGATCCAGAAGTGATGTATATGTTGATGAATCATCGCTGGGAAGGCAATGTGCGGCAATTAAGAAACTTAGTGGAACGGGTAGTAATTTTAACGAATGATGCGGAAGATCGTGTACATTGGTATCATTTGCCGGAGTCCTTTCAGCAGCGAATTAATCATGTTTCGTCTTCTACCCATTCTAGGAACGACGAAAGAAGCGAAATTTTGGCGGCGTTAGAAAAGACATTTGGAAACAAGTCGGCAGCAGCAAAAATGTTAGGTGTGTCGAGAGCAACGTTATACAACAAGTTAAAGCACTATAATCTGTAA
- the pruA gene encoding L-glutamate gamma-semialdehyde dehydrogenase: protein MLQPYTHEPFTDFTVEENKKELLAAIEQVEAQLGGHYPLLINGERVDTTDKLTSYNPSNKSEVIGTTGKATKEHAEQAIEAASVAFESWRKVTPQERANVLVRAAAIVRRRKHEFTAMLVKEGGKPWKEADGDTAEGIDFLEYYARQMIELANGKPVNSRVGEQNNYIYTPTGVTVVISPWNFAFAIMAGTTVAPLVTGNTVLLKPASTTPVIAAKFVEVLEEAGIPKGVINFVPGSGSEIGDYLIEHPKTSLISFTGSRDVGVRLYEKAAIVQKQQNHLKRVIVEMGGKDTVVVDNEADIETAVEAIVVSAFGFSGQKCSAGSRAVIHEDVYDEVVEKIVARTNELTVGNPAESTNNYMGPVIDQAAFDKITNYIEIGKEEGKLAAGGQSDDATGYFIHPTIFIDVDPQARIMQEEIFGPVLAISKASSYDEALEIANNTEYGLTGAVITNNREKIEQAKYDFHVGNLYFNRNCTGAIVGYHPFGGFKMSGTDSKAGGPDYLVLHMQAKTISEMY, encoded by the coding sequence ATGTTACAACCTTACACACATGAACCATTTACTGATTTCACTGTTGAAGAAAATAAAAAAGAACTATTAGCTGCGATTGAGCAAGTCGAAGCACAATTAGGGGGACATTACCCACTGCTCATTAACGGAGAGCGCGTAGATACAACTGACAAACTTACGTCTTATAACCCTTCGAATAAATCTGAAGTGATTGGAACAACAGGCAAAGCGACAAAAGAACATGCAGAGCAAGCAATTGAAGCAGCTAGTGTAGCATTCGAATCGTGGAGAAAAGTCACACCTCAAGAACGGGCAAATGTTCTTGTACGCGCAGCAGCCATTGTTCGCCGTCGCAAACACGAATTCACAGCTATGCTCGTAAAAGAAGGCGGAAAACCTTGGAAAGAGGCTGACGGCGATACAGCGGAAGGAATCGATTTTCTTGAATATTATGCGCGCCAAATGATTGAATTGGCAAACGGTAAACCTGTTAACAGCCGTGTTGGCGAGCAAAATAACTACATCTATACACCAACAGGCGTAACGGTTGTCATTTCACCATGGAATTTCGCTTTTGCGATTATGGCAGGAACAACGGTAGCGCCCCTCGTTACTGGAAACACGGTTTTACTTAAGCCAGCAAGTACAACGCCTGTTATTGCAGCGAAATTTGTTGAAGTGCTTGAAGAAGCAGGAATTCCAAAAGGAGTCATTAACTTCGTCCCAGGTAGCGGAAGTGAAATTGGGGATTACTTAATTGAGCATCCAAAAACATCACTCATTTCGTTCACTGGTTCTCGTGATGTTGGGGTACGTTTATATGAAAAAGCAGCGATTGTCCAAAAACAACAAAATCATTTAAAGCGAGTCATCGTTGAAATGGGCGGAAAAGACACTGTTGTTGTTGATAATGAAGCAGATATTGAGACAGCAGTTGAAGCAATTGTCGTGTCTGCATTTGGTTTCTCTGGACAAAAATGTTCAGCAGGCTCCCGTGCCGTCATTCACGAAGACGTTTATGATGAAGTTGTTGAAAAAATTGTCGCTCGTACGAATGAGCTAACTGTTGGAAACCCAGCGGAATCAACAAATAACTACATGGGACCTGTTATTGATCAAGCAGCTTTTGACAAGATTACAAACTACATTGAAATTGGTAAAGAAGAAGGAAAACTTGCTGCAGGTGGCCAAAGTGACGACGCTACAGGTTACTTTATTCACCCGACCATTTTTATCGATGTTGATCCTCAAGCCCGCATCATGCAAGAAGAGATCTTTGGACCGGTTCTTGCGATTAGCAAAGCCTCTTCCTATGATGAAGCGTTAGAGATTGCGAATAATACCGAGTATGGGTTAACAGGTGCAGTCATTACAAATAACCGTGAAAAGATCGAACAAGCAAAATACGATTTCCACGTTGGAAACCTTTATTTCAACAGAAACTGTACAGGAGCAATCGTCGGCTATCACCCATTCGGCGGCTTCAAAATGTCAGGTACCGACTCAAAAGCAGGCGGACCAGACTACTTAGTTTTACACATGCAAGCAAAGACTATTTCTGAAATGTACTAA
- a CDS encoding NAD(P)-binding domain-containing protein, producing the protein MKEVAIVGTGRMGEAIATHIYSDVELTLLNSGSKQGKELARTLHAHYSTDFSVLNQVDVILCCVPQGMTDEVIRKASRYASKGTIIINCSTKAWIKEEVKKEHHELHYVEAKIIGHAGSIKAGQRAYVIAEADEDVRDNVTDILSPLAEVVFDDPALVEELNKVATEVGIKAAVQLDQQVRDKNLSPEIKQILVENVCAGVMSAYARDDLGHFAKQIVEEIKNKEPKDERDL; encoded by the coding sequence GTGAAGGAAGTTGCGATTGTTGGAACTGGTAGAATGGGTGAGGCGATTGCTACACACATCTATTCAGATGTTGAGTTAACGCTTTTAAATAGTGGGTCCAAGCAGGGAAAAGAGTTGGCCCGAACATTACACGCGCACTATTCAACGGATTTTAGCGTTTTAAATCAAGTAGACGTCATCCTATGTTGTGTACCTCAAGGAATGACGGATGAAGTTATAAGAAAAGCAAGCCGCTATGCTTCAAAAGGAACAATCATCATAAATTGCTCGACTAAAGCATGGATTAAAGAAGAAGTGAAAAAAGAACATCACGAGCTTCATTATGTGGAAGCAAAGATTATTGGTCATGCAGGTTCCATTAAAGCAGGGCAGCGAGCGTATGTTATAGCAGAGGCAGACGAAGATGTACGAGATAACGTAACTGATATTCTTTCCCCTTTGGCAGAAGTGGTGTTTGATGATCCAGCTCTCGTTGAAGAGTTAAATAAAGTCGCAACAGAGGTAGGGATTAAAGCCGCTGTTCAATTAGACCAGCAGGTAAGAGATAAAAACCTTTCCCCAGAAATCAAACAAATTTTAGTAGAAAATGTTTGTGCTGGGGTGATGAGTGCGTATGCACGTGATGATTTAGGGCATTTTGCAAAACAAATCGTTGAAGAAATAAAAAACAAGGAGCCTAAGGATGAAAGAGATTTATAG
- a CDS encoding C45 family peptidase, with product MKEIYSKVIQYRGDHESFGYEQGVEIKNSIMTKNRANQWKVRKQRFSINTDEAKREITAISPGVWRELLGLQQALEWSLEDTLKEFGGYRVPYLRSGCSIATGEDYLIRNYDYHPKTYEGRYTLFQPSDGGLAAAAPSQRITGRMDGINEAGLAMGYNFMNRKKPGPGFICCMIGRLILETCETVEDAVALVKRIPHRHSFSYIVYDRSGKTAIIEATPREVAVRSSIRCTNHFEQLVSENRHHLVDSSRRMDVLAQHQKERLPAKQAYTLFNAADQGLFSDLYDSWAGTIHTSVYFPKSLHAWFTLGPDQDPTVIHFEEWLRGNDLPYQQLTGMIDTDVPFLHMDDPADWFR from the coding sequence ATGAAAGAGATTTATAGTAAGGTCATTCAGTATAGAGGCGACCATGAATCATTCGGCTATGAGCAAGGTGTAGAAATAAAAAATTCGATTATGACTAAAAACCGAGCAAATCAATGGAAAGTACGCAAACAGCGGTTTTCAATTAATACAGATGAAGCAAAAAGGGAGATTACGGCAATTTCTCCAGGGGTTTGGCGGGAGTTATTAGGCTTGCAGCAAGCATTAGAATGGTCGTTAGAAGACACATTAAAAGAATTTGGCGGCTATCGGGTTCCATATTTACGTTCAGGTTGTTCGATCGCAACAGGTGAAGATTATTTGATTCGTAACTATGATTATCATCCAAAAACCTACGAGGGTCGCTATACGCTCTTTCAACCGAGTGATGGTGGGCTGGCTGCTGCTGCGCCAAGTCAACGGATTACAGGGAGGATGGATGGCATAAATGAAGCAGGTCTCGCAATGGGCTATAATTTCATGAATCGAAAGAAACCAGGTCCTGGCTTTATTTGCTGTATGATAGGTCGCTTAATATTGGAAACGTGTGAGACGGTTGAGGATGCAGTGGCTCTTGTAAAGCGTATCCCGCATCGACATTCCTTTAGTTATATTGTTTATGATCGCTCAGGAAAAACAGCAATCATTGAAGCGACCCCCAGGGAAGTTGCGGTGCGCTCAAGCATCCGCTGTACGAATCATTTTGAGCAACTTGTATCTGAAAACCGTCATCATTTAGTGGACTCATCACGAAGAATGGACGTACTAGCGCAACATCAGAAAGAACGATTGCCTGCAAAACAAGCTTATACGTTGTTTAATGCGGCGGATCAAGGTCTTTTCTCAGATTTGTACGATAGCTGGGCTGGTACGATTCATACATCTGTTTATTTTCCAAAATCGTTACACGCTTGGTTCACACTTGGACCTGATCAAGATCCAACGGTGATTCATTTTGAAGAGTGGTTACGTGGAAATGATCTTCCTTATCAGCAACTAACTGGAATGATTGATACGGATGTACCGTTTCTACATATGGATGATCCAGCGGATTGGTTTAGGTAA